One genomic window of Punica granatum isolate Tunisia-2019 chromosome 1, ASM765513v2, whole genome shotgun sequence includes the following:
- the LOC116212178 gene encoding UTP:RNA uridylyltransferase 1: protein MSGGGSDAPRPQPPGPSDGGEFLLSLLQRPHQLQHVKPSQPPPTQPQPLTLDPAVAAVGPTLPFPLHGAPSGGHDPSSSRPHGFSPPRPPLPYPHSYVTLTDDFARLGLRFGPDSTGTPSSGPQNLRFGAFSLEVEPSDRLPNGNSVESPNLDSVGEPEIGYVSRGYDRSGRNLKFNGPESSNYLNSSSNPAAFRHRNFDSHSFEQSRPGWGKHQVGSNVDGRRPAPPGFHREVGDRGFVDRRRGDFERNAGEVNSNHRDLNNRNNLSLGDGSMRLRGFSSDVQRQVRSERVLVGQFDPEVHSVLANHVYKSMRDMNGESPVEGNRGEDAGEIDDLGEQLVDSLLLEDPLDENKSQTLHRVSRDKEYRSDSRGQQVLSQRMRNLRKMMECRSDINRLNNHFLLIYESLTPPGEEKTRQKQLLTLLERLVNKEWPEARLYLYGSCANSFGVCKSDIDVCLAIQDAEIDKSKLLVKLADILKSDNLQNVQPLVHARVPIVKFMDPVTGVSCDICINNVLAVINTKLLRDYAQIDVRLRQLAYIVKHWAKSRRVNETYQGTLSSYAYVLMCIHFLQQRRPAILPCLQEIEPTYSVTVDGIECAYFDQVEKLQDYGSRNKETIAQLVWAFFNYWAYRHDYTNSVISVRTGCLLSKQAKDWTRRIGNDRHLICIEDPFDTKHDLGRVVDKSSIKVLREEFERAAAIMQHDPSPWITLFEPYVPS from the exons ATGTCCGGCGGTGGAAGTGACGCCCCGCGGCCGCAGCCGCCGGGACCTTCCGACGGCGGTGAGTTCCTGTTGTCCCTACTTCAGAGGCCTCACCAACTTCAGCACGTGAAACCATCTCAACCCCCTCCGACGCAGCCACAACCCCTCACCCTTGATCCGGCCGTCGCCGCTGTCGGTCCCACCCTCCCGTTCCCTCTGCACGGAGCGCCCTCCGGTGGCCACGATCCCTCTTCTTCCAGGCCTCACGGTTTCTCCCCTCCCCGGCCTCCCTTGCCCTACCCCCACAGTTACGTCACTCTCACGGATGATTTCGCCAGATTAGGGCTAAGGTTCGGGCCCGATTCGACTGGGACCCCATCCTCTGGTCCTCAAAATCTGCGCTTTGGTGCTTTTTCACTCGAAGTGGAGCCCTCTGATCGCCTGCCAAACGGTAATTCAGTTGAAAGTCCAAACCTTGACTCTGTGGGAGAGCCTGAAATAGGTTACGTGAGTAGGGGCTATGACAGGTCCGGTAGGAATCTGAAATTTAATGGCCCGGAGAGTTCGAATTACTTGAATTCAAGCTCCAATCCTGCTGCATTCCGGCACCGGAATTTTGACTCTCACAGCTTTGAGCAATCCAGGCCAGGATGGGGCAAGCACCAAGTCGGTTCTAATGTTGATGGTCGCAGGCCTGCGCCTCCAGGGTTTCACAGAGAGGTGGGGGATAGGGGCTTTGTTGATCGGAGAAGGGGTGACTTTGAGCGCAATGCAGGTGAAGTGAACAGCAATCATAGGGATTTGAATAACAGGAATAATTTGAGCTTAGGAGACGGAAGTATGAGACTGAGGGGATTTAGTTCTGATGTTCAGAGACAAGTTCGCAGTGAGAGGGTGTTGGTCGGGCAGTTTGATCCTGAGGTTCACTCTGTCCTTGCAAATCATGTGTATAAATCTATGAGGGACATGAACGGCGAGTCTCCTGTGGAGGGGAATAGAGGAGAGGATGCTGGTGAAATAGATGATTTGGGTGAACAGCTAGTTGACTCTTTATTGCTTGAGGATCCACTCGACGAGAATAAGAGTCAGACTTTACACCGTGTGAGTCGTGATAAG GAATACAGGTCAGACTCAAGGGGGCAACAGGTACTTAGCCAGAGGATGAGGAACCTTAGAAAAATGATGGAGTGTCGAAGTGACATAAACAGGCTAAATAATCATTTTCTTCTGATTTATGAGTCCCTAACACCACCTGGTGAAGAGAAGACTAGGCAGAAGCAATTGTTGACATTGCTGGAGAGGCTAGTCAATAAGGAGTGGCCTGAAGCTCGGCTTTACCTATACGGATCCTGTGCGAACTCCTTTGGGGTGTGCAAGAGTGATATAGATGTTTGCCTTGCAATTCAGGATGCAGAGATTGACAAATCTAAGCTTCTGGTGAAGTTGGCGGACATTCTGAAATCAGATAATCTACAAAACGTGCAG CCGTTGGTACATGCTAGGGTCCCAATAGTGAAGTTTATGGATCCAGTGACTGGAGTCTCATGCGATATATGCATAAACAATGTGTTAGCAGTGATAAATACAAAGCTTCTTCGGGATTATGCTCAAATAGATGTCAGGTTGCGGCAGTTGGCATATATTGTTAAACACTGGGCTAAGTCAAGACGAGTGAACGAGACTTATCAAGGAACTCTATCCAGCTATGC GTATGTGTTGATGTGCATTCATTTCCTACAGCAACGTCGTCCGGCTATCCTTCCGTGCTTGCAG GAAATAGAGCCAACTTACTCTGTCACTGTTGATGGCATAGAATGCGCTTACTTTGATCAAGTAGAAAAGCTCCAGGATTATGGGTCTCGCAACAAGGAAACAATTGCCCAGTTGGTGTGggcatttttcaattactGGGCCTACCGCCATGATTATACAAATTCTGTTATATCCGTCCGCACAGGATGCTTGCTCAG CAAACAGGCGAAAGACTGGACTAGGAGGATTGGGAACGACCGGCACCTGATTTGCATAGAGGACCCGTTTGATACCAAGCACGACCTGGGCCGGGTGGTGGACAAGTCCAGCATAAAGGTCCTCAGAGAAGAGTTTGAGCGGGCCGCTGCAATAATGCAGCACGACCCAAGTCCATGGATAACACTCTTCGAACCTTATGTTCCATCCTGA